One genomic window of Corynebacterium diphtheriae includes the following:
- a CDS encoding tRNA (cytidine(34)-2'-O)-methyltransferase, giving the protein MSKLHIVFDNPVIPNNTGNAIRTSAVTGASLHLIEPLGFNFEDKNLKRAGLDYHDLADVHIHSNFDACMNALPHSRIFAFSSHATTWYTDIEYKEGDVLLFGTEPTGLPTEHLEHPRITQQVRIPMLPARRSMNLSNCASIAIYEAWRQLGFEGAQ; this is encoded by the coding sequence ATGAGTAAGCTTCATATAGTTTTTGATAATCCAGTAATTCCTAATAACACAGGTAATGCTATTAGGACTTCCGCCGTAACTGGTGCAAGTTTGCACCTTATCGAGCCGCTGGGGTTTAACTTTGAAGACAAAAACCTCAAACGCGCAGGATTGGATTACCACGACTTAGCCGATGTCCATATTCATTCGAATTTCGATGCCTGCATGAATGCATTACCGCATTCTAGGATCTTTGCTTTTTCCTCCCATGCAACCACTTGGTACACCGATATCGAATATAAAGAAGGCGATGTCCTTCTATTCGGTACCGAGCCGACAGGGTTACCAACTGAACACCTTGAGCATCCTCGAATAACTCAGCAGGTAAGAATCCCCATGTTACCGGCACGTCGTTCCATGAATCTTTCCAATTGTGCATCCATCGCGATCTACGAAGCATGGCGACAGTTGGGCTTTGAAGGAGCACAATAA
- the tatC gene encoding twin-arginine translocase subunit TatC, whose product MSNVDVQSTTKATRVRRNRIHNPFSVRPKRPTDGSMSLVEHLQELRRRVIISVLALIVGTIVGFMWYQHPVNLHWFTLRSLGDILRGPYCSLPPENRAVLTLDGECRLIATSPFEMFMLRLKVGALAGSVFASPVWLQQLWAFITPGLMKNERRWTLSFVTAAVTLFVSGAVLAYFVIAIGLQFLLTMGGEFQVTALSGGQYFNFILTLLVMFGVSFEVPLIIAMLNLAGILSYESIKDKRRIIIVSVFIFAAFMTPGQDPYSMVALGASLCLLVELAIQFTRLNDKRRKNTRPDWMDVDDEHASVLTPASDSLEGSSPITSSDPIAPTSPISASAPESPSAVAPSTLERPQRLDTQSNFDDVL is encoded by the coding sequence ATGAGCAACGTTGATGTTCAGTCCACTACCAAGGCGACGAGGGTTCGTCGGAATCGGATTCATAATCCTTTTTCTGTGCGTCCAAAACGTCCTACCGATGGCTCGATGTCTCTTGTAGAGCATTTGCAAGAACTTCGCCGTAGAGTGATCATATCAGTTTTGGCTTTGATTGTTGGCACCATCGTGGGGTTCATGTGGTATCAACACCCAGTCAATCTCCATTGGTTTACGCTGCGTTCCCTTGGCGATATCTTGCGCGGACCATACTGTTCGCTTCCACCTGAAAACAGGGCAGTGTTAACTCTTGACGGTGAATGCAGACTCATCGCCACCAGCCCGTTTGAGATGTTTATGCTTCGCCTCAAAGTTGGCGCGCTTGCAGGTTCAGTCTTCGCTTCGCCAGTGTGGCTGCAACAGCTGTGGGCTTTCATCACGCCGGGATTGATGAAAAACGAACGCCGATGGACGTTATCTTTTGTCACAGCGGCGGTTACTTTATTCGTTTCCGGTGCTGTTTTAGCCTATTTTGTTATCGCAATTGGTCTGCAGTTTCTACTCACAATGGGTGGCGAGTTTCAGGTAACCGCGTTGTCTGGCGGTCAATACTTCAATTTCATCCTCACCCTGCTTGTCATGTTCGGTGTGAGCTTTGAGGTGCCACTTATTATCGCAATGCTCAATCTCGCCGGAATTTTAAGCTATGAATCAATCAAAGATAAGCGACGCATCATAATCGTATCTGTCTTTATTTTTGCTGCATTCATGACACCAGGCCAAGATCCATATTCAATGGTGGCGCTCGGCGCGTCATTATGCCTGCTTGTGGAACTTGCGATTCAATTCACGCGGTTGAATGACAAACGTCGTAAGAATACACGTCCTGATTGGATGGACGTTGATGATGAACATGCTTCTGTGCTCACACCAGCATCCGACTCTCTTGAGGGCAGTAGCCCTATTACTTCTTCGGATCCAATCGCACCAACCAGTCCTATCTCTGCATCGGCTCCAGAATCTCCATCAGCTGTGGCTCCCTCTACATTAGAGCGACCACAACGGCTTGATACGCAATCTAATTTTGATGACGTACTTTAG
- the tatA gene encoding Sec-independent protein translocase subunit TatA translates to MNLGPTEILLILVIVVLLFGAKKLPDAARSLGRSMRIFKSEVKEMSNDDQRYEEQQQQRQIAAQAQQQVVNPVEIPQPQPTDIQRPQQ, encoded by the coding sequence ATGAACCTAGGACCTACCGAAATCCTGTTAATCCTCGTCATCGTTGTACTGCTTTTTGGCGCCAAAAAGCTCCCCGATGCAGCGCGTTCTCTTGGCCGCTCTATGCGCATTTTTAAGTCTGAAGTAAAAGAAATGAGCAATGACGATCAACGCTATGAGGAGCAACAGCAGCAGCGTCAGATCGCAGCACAGGCTCAGCAGCAAGTCGTCAATCCTGTAGAGATTCCACAGCCACAGCCAACTGATATTCAGCGTCCACAGCAATAA
- a CDS encoding WYL domain-containing protein produces MLPYFQAHPGRSMMEAAVDLGSTPSQIKEDLNRLFCCGPGTFPDELVDLDAQLQSVTIFDSQGMDAPLRLTRTEAGALLLSLEYLEQFPELVHMETVKSAAKKLREIMGPESSAVFDSQRFEDTPASEPVIDVIRDSMAQRVQLQFDYYSRAKDTTTKRIVSATRLFSADGSTYLVGWDHEAQSHRTFLTTQIRNVWLSTQPAQPHVSSLRFDASDPFGLQTAEQHVEIEINESAQWLTTVFPLEDVQPAHNGWIQAIMPVVSYSWLIDTLTRNADRMRLRDVRSPLAISMRESAKLGLTAYASEHAEGNQFEGKESLE; encoded by the coding sequence TTGTTGCCCTACTTTCAAGCGCACCCAGGCCGTTCCATGATGGAAGCGGCGGTGGATTTAGGTTCCACACCAAGCCAAATTAAAGAAGACCTCAACCGGCTGTTTTGTTGTGGTCCAGGCACTTTTCCCGATGAACTAGTTGATCTTGATGCACAACTACAATCCGTAACTATCTTTGATAGTCAAGGTATGGACGCTCCGCTTCGACTTACACGAACTGAAGCTGGTGCATTGCTATTATCTTTGGAATATCTCGAACAATTTCCTGAATTAGTTCATATGGAAACGGTAAAAAGCGCAGCTAAAAAACTTCGAGAAATTATGGGCCCCGAATCTTCCGCTGTATTCGATTCGCAGCGTTTCGAAGATACTCCTGCCTCAGAACCAGTTATTGATGTCATTCGCGACTCCATGGCTCAACGAGTGCAACTGCAATTTGATTACTATTCCCGCGCAAAAGACACCACAACCAAACGAATAGTAAGCGCGACTCGACTTTTTAGCGCTGATGGTTCTACCTACTTAGTTGGATGGGACCACGAAGCTCAATCACACCGTACGTTTTTGACTACTCAAATCCGCAATGTGTGGTTGAGCACACAACCTGCCCAGCCACACGTATCTTCTTTGCGCTTCGATGCTTCCGATCCGTTTGGGCTCCAGACTGCTGAGCAGCATGTTGAAATTGAAATAAACGAATCCGCCCAATGGCTCACCACGGTATTTCCACTTGAAGACGTTCAGCCCGCACACAACGGCTGGATTCAAGCGATCATGCCAGTAGTCTCCTATTCGTGGCTCATTGATACTTTAACGCGCAACGCAGACCGCATGCGATTAAGAGACGTCAGATCTCCTTTAGCTATTAGCATGCGTGAGTCAGCCAAATTGGGCTTGACCGCGTATGCTAGTGAACATGCCGAGGGCAATCAGTTTGAGGGGAAAGAGTCCTTAGAATGA
- a CDS encoding helix-turn-helix transcriptional regulator, which translates to MGKDVALERIVNLTFAFLRAETQGRHYISADWVIKHVDGYAKNSAGQIRSDAAAHQLFKRDRAALDRAGVPIETIATGAQTLYRLRTEDYSLPEVTFTPEEATVLALAGQMGLGDELATFSRSGWTKIAASGVQRELTSTPRYTPVNDVNSIAARDFDAILAARAHRSAVTFDYYETSTSSPQQLIMDPWSIVSERDRVYLVGYDHDRQAPRCFRITKLSGIRRVALEADFVEPDANIDLQQLVKEQLRRGKLLVNAIIKVQPDKAQELTSRGERQPDGTLLLRDVDRDWLVRTLARYAPHARVLSPDDLITDVVSLLKQAAGVD; encoded by the coding sequence ATGGGCAAAGATGTAGCGCTGGAAAGAATCGTGAACTTGACCTTTGCGTTTTTGCGAGCCGAAACCCAAGGCAGACACTATATTTCAGCTGACTGGGTGATCAAACACGTCGATGGCTATGCAAAAAATTCTGCAGGCCAGATCCGTAGCGATGCTGCTGCGCATCAATTGTTCAAACGCGATCGCGCAGCCCTTGACCGCGCCGGTGTTCCCATCGAAACAATCGCTACTGGTGCACAAACTCTTTATCGTTTGCGCACCGAAGATTATTCGCTTCCTGAAGTGACTTTCACTCCTGAAGAAGCCACCGTTTTGGCACTGGCTGGACAAATGGGACTAGGAGACGAATTAGCAACTTTTTCTCGATCTGGGTGGACTAAAATTGCAGCTAGCGGAGTACAACGCGAGCTCACGAGTACCCCTCGGTACACGCCAGTAAACGACGTTAATTCTATTGCCGCCCGTGATTTTGATGCAATCTTGGCTGCCCGTGCACACCGCAGTGCAGTAACTTTTGATTATTATGAAACGTCTACTTCATCGCCTCAACAACTCATCATGGATCCATGGTCGATTGTGAGCGAACGAGACCGTGTTTATCTAGTTGGCTACGATCATGATAGACAAGCTCCTCGTTGTTTTCGTATCACGAAACTTTCTGGCATCCGACGTGTTGCTTTAGAAGCTGATTTTGTCGAACCAGATGCCAACATTGACCTTCAACAATTAGTAAAAGAACAACTTCGTCGTGGGAAGCTGCTCGTCAACGCAATCATCAAGGTACAACCAGACAAGGCACAGGAGTTGACAAGTAGGGGAGAACGTCAACCAGACGGCACGCTGTTACTACGCGATGTCGACCGTGATTGGTTGGTGCGAACGCTTGCACGATATGCGCCGCATGCACGAGTGCTTAGCCCTGATGATCTCATTACAGATGTCGTGTCACTGCTCAAACAAGCTGCAGGGGTTGATTAA
- the pafA gene encoding Pup--protein ligase, with product MFRKVDSKSVGEYERTVFTRRITGVETEYGITCVGDNSRRRLGADEAARYMFRPVVEEWGSSNVFIPNGARLYLDVGSHPEYASAECDSLSQLIAYDRAGDKIVDQLAQRAETALATEGIGGRVYLFKNNLDSLGNSYGCHENYLVSRDVVLKTLGRQLLPFLITRQLICGGGSIQDGQFQVSQRADHVWEGVSSATTRSRPIINTRDEPHADSHRFRRLHVIVGDSNMSETTCALKIGSTQLVLEMIEAGALSHDLELSNEIAAIREISRDITGMAPVPLKVGTSMPAIEIQRRYAEKALWWLEQRDDTEGTPNAEMHKVVSLWLDTISAIESNDLQALSRDIDWAIKLSLLRRAQRRIGCSESDFTHPKLAQLDLAYHDIRAGRGVFPVLESKQLVNRWINDTDIEQATRIAPSTTRAALRGEFLTAAKKLQAPISADWLRLKVNRPEPQIIELTDPFENTDDRVDQLINYMRNHAASYSTETAIS from the coding sequence ATGTTCAGAAAGGTGGACAGTAAATCCGTGGGCGAGTACGAACGCACAGTTTTTACACGACGAATCACGGGCGTAGAAACCGAATACGGAATCACTTGTGTCGGCGACAACAGCCGCCGGCGCCTCGGTGCGGATGAGGCAGCACGCTATATGTTCCGTCCCGTTGTGGAGGAATGGGGAAGCTCCAACGTGTTTATCCCCAATGGAGCACGGCTATACTTGGACGTGGGTTCCCACCCTGAATATGCTTCTGCCGAGTGTGATTCACTTTCCCAGTTAATCGCCTATGACCGTGCTGGCGATAAAATTGTTGATCAATTAGCGCAACGGGCGGAAACTGCACTAGCAACAGAGGGAATTGGGGGCAGAGTTTATCTATTTAAGAATAATCTTGATTCACTCGGAAATTCTTACGGCTGTCACGAGAATTATCTTGTAAGCAGAGACGTTGTCCTCAAAACGTTGGGAAGACAACTTCTACCATTTTTGATTACCCGTCAACTGATATGCGGTGGTGGATCCATCCAAGATGGGCAATTTCAAGTCTCTCAACGAGCTGATCATGTATGGGAAGGCGTATCTAGCGCTACGACTAGGTCCCGCCCGATTATTAATACTCGAGATGAACCACACGCAGATTCTCATCGCTTTCGAAGGCTCCATGTAATCGTCGGTGATTCAAACATGTCTGAGACAACATGTGCGTTGAAGATAGGCTCGACTCAACTGGTCCTTGAGATGATTGAAGCTGGTGCTTTAAGTCATGACCTTGAGCTAAGCAATGAAATTGCCGCAATTAGGGAAATCTCTCGAGATATTACTGGCATGGCTCCAGTACCGTTGAAAGTTGGAACATCGATGCCTGCCATTGAAATTCAGCGTCGATATGCCGAAAAAGCTCTGTGGTGGCTCGAGCAACGCGATGATACAGAAGGAACGCCAAACGCTGAAATGCACAAGGTTGTGTCTTTGTGGCTCGATACAATATCTGCTATCGAATCAAATGATCTCCAGGCTCTATCTCGAGATATCGACTGGGCTATCAAACTATCACTATTACGCCGTGCTCAGCGTCGCATTGGCTGCAGTGAGTCTGATTTTACTCATCCAAAATTGGCTCAATTAGATTTGGCTTACCACGATATTCGCGCTGGTCGAGGTGTTTTTCCTGTTTTGGAATCGAAGCAGTTAGTCAATAGATGGATTAACGATACAGATATAGAACAGGCCACACGCATTGCGCCGTCAACTACCCGCGCAGCTCTTCGTGGAGAATTTTTAACGGCTGCCAAGAAACTTCAAGCACCCATATCTGCTGATTGGCTACGGCTTAAAGTGAACCGGCCAGAGCCTCAAATTATTGAGCTTACTGATCCTTTTGAAAACACAGACGATCGCGTGGACCAGCTCATTAACTACATGCGAAATCATGCGGCTTCTTACAGCACAGAAACTGCAATTTCATAA
- a CDS encoding ubiquitin-like protein Pup: MNQNGSQIHSGGNGYSDDTDTPGVSSGQVSVNTAGVDDLLDEIDGLLESNAEEFVRSYVQKGGQ, from the coding sequence ATGAACCAGAACGGTAGCCAAATTCATTCCGGCGGCAATGGATACTCTGACGATACTGACACGCCTGGGGTTTCATCTGGTCAAGTAAGTGTCAACACTGCTGGAGTTGATGATCTTTTAGATGAAATTGACGGTCTTTTGGAATCAAACGCTGAAGAGTTCGTTCGTTCCTATGTTCAGAAAGGTGGACAGTAA
- the dop gene encoding depupylase/deamidase Dop, which translates to MSRFVGTETEYGIATPSNTMLSPIVTSTHAVVAFSLGERCASQARWDFSEESPLRDLRGFDLRRYRTVPVVDPHALGVANSVLINGGRFYVDHAHPEYSSPETSSAFQAMLYDAAGDVVMNRAVELVAENSQRKHSVLEHHDPCPPLKIYKNNVDGKGASYGSHENYLYDRAIPFEEIASGLIPFFITRQVIIGAGRVGIGQHGEKSGFQISQRADYIEQEISLETTLNRGIINTRDEPHADSEHFGRLHVIIGDANMSQTSNFLKIGMTTLVLDAIEAGVDFSDLAVANPVAEVSAISHDLTLTHNIVLRDGRTLTALELLDEYRKRVSPQSDEDLDVLKEWSEILDLLYKGPFYAADRLDWCAKWQLISSFIKRGVPIDDPKIQLIDLQYADIDPTKSLYHALVRKGRMRTLVSTEQINRAAWSPPKGSRAYLRGSLISRFPDNVVQASWDSITLQTSRDQATKIKMPVVQSLSAEAITAIDTASSVKEVATILSQWLPVTTISLT; encoded by the coding sequence ATGAGCAGATTTGTTGGTACAGAGACAGAATATGGAATAGCGACTCCGTCAAACACGATGCTGAGCCCTATCGTCACGTCGACTCATGCAGTGGTGGCGTTTTCGTTGGGGGAGCGGTGCGCGTCTCAAGCTCGTTGGGACTTTTCAGAAGAATCACCACTAAGAGATCTTCGTGGCTTCGATTTACGTCGTTACCGCACAGTTCCGGTCGTGGATCCTCATGCTTTGGGCGTAGCTAATTCAGTTCTCATTAACGGAGGACGGTTTTATGTTGACCATGCTCACCCAGAGTATTCATCGCCTGAAACAAGTTCTGCTTTCCAGGCGATGCTTTACGACGCCGCAGGTGACGTAGTAATGAATCGTGCAGTGGAACTTGTTGCTGAAAATTCCCAGCGTAAGCATTCGGTGTTAGAACATCATGATCCATGTCCACCACTAAAAATTTATAAAAACAATGTGGATGGTAAAGGCGCCAGCTATGGCAGCCACGAAAATTACCTCTATGATCGCGCAATTCCTTTTGAAGAGATTGCTTCAGGTTTGATTCCCTTTTTCATTACTCGGCAAGTAATCATTGGAGCGGGTCGAGTTGGAATAGGGCAACATGGCGAAAAATCTGGTTTCCAGATTAGCCAACGTGCCGATTATATTGAGCAAGAAATTTCACTGGAAACAACGCTTAATCGTGGCATTATCAATACCCGCGATGAACCACATGCAGATAGCGAGCATTTTGGTCGCTTACATGTCATCATCGGTGATGCCAATATGTCGCAAACTTCTAACTTTTTGAAAATTGGCATGACTACTTTAGTACTCGACGCTATTGAAGCTGGAGTTGATTTCTCCGACCTCGCGGTCGCAAATCCGGTCGCAGAGGTAAGTGCAATATCACATGATCTCACGCTTACGCACAACATTGTCCTTCGCGATGGAAGAACTTTGACAGCACTTGAGCTCCTCGACGAGTACCGCAAACGTGTATCTCCACAGTCAGATGAGGATCTTGATGTTTTGAAGGAATGGTCTGAAATACTAGATTTGCTGTATAAGGGACCTTTCTATGCCGCCGACCGACTTGACTGGTGTGCCAAGTGGCAGCTTATTTCTTCATTCATTAAGCGTGGAGTACCGATTGATGATCCTAAAATTCAACTCATCGACCTGCAGTACGCTGATATTGATCCGACTAAAAGCCTTTATCATGCGCTCGTCCGCAAAGGTCGCATGAGAACTCTTGTGTCTACCGAGCAGATTAATCGTGCTGCTTGGTCACCGCCAAAAGGTAGCCGTGCTTATTTACGGGGCAGTCTAATCTCACGTTTTCCTGACAACGTTGTTCAAGCAAGTTGGGATTCCATCACACTTCAAACGTCTCGTGATCAAGCTACAAAAATCAAAATGCCAGTGGTTCAATCACTGTCCGCGGAAGCAATCACTGCCATCGACACGGCTTCTTCAGTCAAAGAGGTTGCCACTATTTTGTCTCAGTGGTTACCGGTCACAACTATTTCCTTGACATAA
- the arc gene encoding proteasome ATPase: MLTSDPSESTAHLQRTISDLSARNAKLAELLKASRDKLSILQDQLEDLAAPPSTYGTFLEFSGGRETAEVFTAGRHMRLRISPDVEKAELIPGVQVRLGEASQVVEVCGISTTGQLATLVELLADNRGLICDHTGEERVVKLAAALTEGVDKLPKAGDTLLVDPRAGYAFEVIPKTEVSTLALEEVPDVTYADIGGLNSQIELIHDAVELPFTQPDLYRAYDLKPPKGVLLYGPPGCGKTLIAKAVANSLAQRIGAGNRSYFINVKGPELLNKYVGETERRIRLIFERARELAEEGRPVIVFFDEMESIFRTRGSGVSSDMETTVVPQLLTELDGVESLSNVIVIGATNREELIDPAILRPGRLDVKIRVGRPDKQAARDVFARHLKQNIPAAEPIDSLINNAVDHLYADNPYVELSLIDGSTEILHYRDFVSGAMIANIVDRAKKCAIKDHIAGRHSGVASEHLIAAINAENHESEDLPNTSNPDDWSRIIGRHGLRVAHARVLGGQR, from the coding sequence ATGCTTACATCTGATCCATCCGAGTCGACGGCGCATCTGCAACGAACCATTTCGGACCTGAGCGCACGTAATGCGAAATTAGCTGAATTGCTTAAGGCTTCTCGGGACAAGCTGTCTATTTTGCAGGATCAGCTGGAGGATTTAGCAGCTCCTCCGTCCACGTATGGCACGTTTCTTGAATTTTCTGGGGGTCGAGAAACTGCAGAGGTTTTTACTGCCGGTCGGCACATGCGTTTACGGATTTCACCTGATGTAGAAAAAGCTGAACTGATTCCCGGTGTGCAGGTTCGCTTGGGCGAGGCAAGTCAAGTAGTAGAAGTATGCGGCATAAGTACTACTGGGCAACTGGCTACACTAGTAGAACTTCTCGCTGATAATCGTGGTTTAATCTGCGATCATACTGGCGAAGAGCGCGTTGTTAAGCTTGCCGCAGCACTGACAGAAGGCGTCGATAAGCTGCCCAAAGCAGGTGATACGCTCCTCGTCGATCCACGCGCCGGCTATGCCTTCGAAGTAATACCCAAAACGGAAGTGTCCACATTGGCGCTGGAAGAAGTTCCTGATGTGACATATGCAGATATCGGCGGTCTAAATAGCCAGATTGAGCTTATTCATGATGCTGTAGAACTTCCGTTTACTCAGCCTGATCTTTATCGTGCTTATGATCTCAAGCCTCCTAAGGGAGTTTTGCTCTATGGGCCACCTGGTTGTGGTAAAACTTTGATCGCTAAAGCCGTGGCCAATTCTTTGGCACAAAGAATCGGAGCGGGTAACCGTAGTTATTTCATTAATGTCAAAGGCCCCGAACTGCTGAACAAGTATGTCGGTGAAACTGAACGTCGAATTCGACTGATTTTCGAGCGAGCTCGCGAACTCGCCGAAGAAGGGCGTCCTGTTATCGTATTTTTTGATGAAATGGAGTCGATTTTCCGTACCAGAGGATCTGGAGTTAGCTCTGATATGGAAACCACCGTGGTTCCGCAACTTTTAACTGAGCTTGATGGCGTAGAGTCCTTAAGCAATGTCATCGTCATCGGTGCTACAAATCGTGAAGAATTAATTGATCCAGCTATTTTGCGTCCAGGCCGTTTAGACGTGAAGATTCGTGTAGGACGTCCTGATAAACAAGCAGCCCGTGACGTTTTCGCACGCCATTTGAAACAGAACATTCCGGCTGCTGAGCCTATTGATTCACTGATAAATAATGCTGTCGATCATCTTTATGCTGATAATCCCTATGTGGAATTGTCGTTAATCGATGGCAGCACTGAAATCCTGCACTATCGGGATTTTGTTTCAGGGGCGATGATCGCCAACATTGTCGATCGTGCAAAAAAATGTGCGATCAAAGACCATATCGCAGGCCGTCACTCAGGAGTTGCCTCAGAACACCTGATTGCAGCGATTAACGCTGAAAATCATGAGAGTGAAGACTTACCGAATACATCTAATCCTGATGATTGGAGTCGTATCATCGGCCGCCATGGACTTCGAGTAGCACACGCCCGAGTACTGGGAGGACAACGATGA
- a CDS encoding tRNA (adenine-N1)-methyltransferase, producing MANSGPFQPGDRVQLTDPKRRHATIVLETGGAYHTHKGMIHHDDIIGNAEGTVVKSEQGYEYLCFRHLMVDHVLSMPRGAAVIYPKDSAQILVEGDIFPGARVLEAGAGSGALSMALLRAVGHEGHVFSYEIREDHLEYAENNVDEFFGYRPETWSPRLGDLQDVTVEDLGGPVDRIILDMLAPWECLETASRLLIPGGVLMTYVATVPQLMKVMEGIRELKCFTEPRAWESLVREWRVEGLATRPEHRMNAHTAFLIWTRRLADGTVPPRPQRRARK from the coding sequence ATGGCAAACTCTGGACCATTTCAGCCTGGTGATCGTGTACAACTCACAGATCCCAAGCGCCGGCATGCAACGATAGTTCTTGAAACAGGCGGTGCGTATCACACGCATAAAGGCATGATTCATCATGACGATATTATCGGAAACGCTGAAGGCACTGTCGTTAAGTCTGAGCAAGGATACGAATACTTATGTTTCAGACACCTGATGGTCGATCACGTGCTTTCTATGCCTCGCGGTGCTGCAGTGATCTATCCAAAAGATTCTGCCCAAATTTTGGTCGAAGGAGATATTTTCCCCGGCGCGCGGGTGTTAGAAGCCGGTGCAGGCTCAGGTGCTCTATCGATGGCGCTATTGCGGGCTGTTGGCCACGAAGGTCATGTCTTTTCTTATGAGATTCGAGAAGACCACCTTGAATATGCCGAAAATAACGTTGATGAATTTTTCGGCTACCGTCCCGAAACATGGTCCCCTCGCTTAGGTGATTTGCAGGATGTAACTGTTGAAGATCTGGGTGGTCCAGTAGACCGCATCATCTTGGACATGCTGGCCCCTTGGGAGTGTTTGGAGACAGCGTCTCGATTGCTCATCCCTGGCGGAGTGCTAATGACGTATGTAGCGACCGTCCCTCAGCTGATGAAGGTCATGGAGGGGATTCGCGAACTTAAATGCTTTACCGAGCCTCGTGCTTGGGAATCTCTCGTCCGTGAATGGCGTGTAGAAGGGTTGGCTACGCGACCTGAACACCGTATGAATGCGCACACTGCATTCTTGATTTGGACACGTCGACTTGCCGACGGTACCGTCCCACCACGTCCGCAGCGACGCGCACGTAAGTAG